Proteins found in one Channa argus isolate prfri chromosome 7, Channa argus male v1.0, whole genome shotgun sequence genomic segment:
- the tcea3 gene encoding transcription elongation factor A protein 3 isoform X2, translating into MTREEELIRIAKKLDKMVSRNNTEGALDLLKELKGFNMTLKLLQETRIGMSVNGIRKHCTDEEVTALAKVLIKDWKRLLDSGHSHSDKLTEMKNGLDSSKTALTPNRSPSESQSSGKNSTSFDSVSHRRMDVKPKHESDLDKTHTDKNRKEKHNSEHKNKKGNADELQDEKQQDKSQNEKHPQEIRKETQLEESKKQRPVEDRQLELDEKKHKPGKDVQSKQHQIDPWKERHLEGPTKMGHVDEVKKEKHFEEPKKHICTDNVKKDTPRKERWHERPTNTLQRERPPTEPQREKPADAHRPLFERRGVLDSSILYPSHFPSPPRPARLPPMIKRPSLDVTKDRKDGKDSSVRLPRLPTPQPASPPPKRSSLEVKKERKFPPDLNAPIAPLPLHLHPPPPRKEPPDPNAPLPPLPLHLHPPPHPPPKRPLLEGKKERERKESADSKPPSEKKTSDHMKKDRKDSSDSKVSKKNSDEAKRERKDSSDSTTSSTKKPSLDVKKEKHRKVSCDSKPSQTVKRHSTDSKPDRHESTVSKNSSSPPAKKLTGERRESHGSKASQAGPPQRKASTDSIERKGKNETPKTPTTPTSPMSPSFSSAGGPLSPHLATGDSIRDKCIEMLAAALRTDNDYKDFGANCDSMAAEIEDHIYQEIKATDMKYKNRVRSRISNLKDPKNPGLRRNVLAGSIELSRIATMSAEEMASDELKQLRNVLTQEAIREHQMAKTGGTTTDLLQCGKCKKKNCTYNQVQTRSADEPMTTFVLCNECGNRWKFC; encoded by the exons ATGACGCGAGAGGAAGAGCTCATCCGGATTGCAAAGAAACTGGACAAGATGGTGTCTAGAAATAACACG GAAGGCGCCCTGGACCTGCTGAAGGAGCTAAAAGGCTTTAACATGACTCTCAAACTTCTCCAG GAAACAAGAATCGGCATGTCTGTGAATGGTATCAGGAAGCACTGCACAGATGAGGAAGTCACAGCACTGGCAAAGGTCCTCATTAAAGACTGGAAAAGACTTCTGG ACTCTGGCCATTCTCATTCTGACAAGTTGACTGAAATGAAGAACGGTCTGGACTCCAGCAAAACAGCATTGACTCCGAACAGATCACCCTCTGAGTCACAGAGCAG TGGTAAAAACAGTACGTCCTTTGATTCTGTCAGTCACAGGAGAATGGATGTGAAACCAAAACACGAGTCAGATcttgacaaaacacacactgataagaaccgaaaagaaaaacacaacagtgagcacaaaaacaaaaaaggaaatgcagaTGAGCTCCAGGATGAAAAGCAGCAGGACAAGtctcaaaatgaaaaacatccaCAAGAAATTAGGAAAGAGACGCAATTAGAAGAATCCAAAAAGCAAAGACCTGTGGAGGATCGTCAATTGGAGCTagatgaaaagaaacacaagccTGGAAAAGACGTGCAGAGTAAACAACATCAGATAGATCCATGGAAAGAAAGACACTTAGAAGGACCAACCAAGATGGGACATGTGGATGAAGTCAAAAAGGAGAAACACTTTGAGGAACCCAAGAAACATATCTGCACAGATAATGTAAAGAAGGACACACCCAGAAAGGAAAGGTGGCACGAGAGGCCGACGAACACGCTGCAACGAGAGAGGCCACCGACTGAACCTCAGAGGGAGAAACCTGCTGATGCTCACAGGCCCCTGTTTGAAAG GAGAGGAGTCTTGGACAGCAGTATTCTGTATCCCAGCCACTTTCCCTCCCCTCCCCGCCCAGCTCGGCTTCCTCCCATGATTAAACGCCCCTCTTTGGACGTTACAAAAGACAG GAAGGATGGTAAAGATTCTTCTGTCAGACTTCCTCGTCTTCCCACTCCTCAACCTGCCTCTCCTCCGCCAAAACGGTCATCACTGGAAGTAAAAAAAGAGAG GAAATTTCCACCAGACCTGAATGCTCCAAtagctcctcttcctcttcatcttcatcctcctccaccGAG AAAAGAGCCCCCTGACCCCAATGCCCCCCTTCCTCCGCTTCCTCTTCAcctccacccaccaccacatcctCCTCCGAAGCGTCCCTTGCTGGagggaaaaaaggagagagaaag GAAGGAGTCAGCAGACTCTAAACCTCCATCAGAGAAGAAGACATCAGATCACATGAAGAAAGACAG GAAAGATTCATCAGATAGCAAAGTGTCTAAGAAAAACTCGGATGAAGCCAAGAGAGAGAG gAAAGATTCCTCTGACTCCACAACATCCTCCACCAAAAAGCCTAGTTTGgatgtcaaaaaagaaaaacacag AAAGGTCTCGTGCGACTCAAAGCCCAGCCAAACTGTAAAACGGCATTCAACTGACTCCAAACCTGACAG acACGAATCCACTGTTTCAAAGAACAGCAGCTCACCACCAGCAAAGAAGCTAACAGGTGAAAG GAGAGAATCTCATGGCTCTAAGGCCTCTCAGGCTGGACCTCCTCAGAGGAAGGCTTCAACTGACAGTATTGAAAG AAAGGGGAAAAACGAAACCCCCAAAACTCCCACCACCCCGACTAGCCCCATGTCACCCAGCTTCAGCTCTGCTGGTGGTCCGCTGTCTCCTCACCTGGCGACTGGAGACTCGATCAGAGACAAGTGTATTGAGATGCTGGCAGCTGCCCTGCGCACAGACA atGACTACAAAGATTTTGGAGCTAACTGTGACAGCATGGCAGCAGAGATTGAAGATCATATC TACCAGGAGATAAAAGCCACTGATATGAAATACAAAAACCGTGTCCGCAGTCGCATCAGCAACTTGAAGGACCCCAAGAACCCTGGGCTTCGCAGAAACGTACTTGCAGGAAGCATTGAGTTAAGCCGCATTGCCACTATGTCTGCTGAG
- the tcea3 gene encoding transcription elongation factor A protein 3 isoform X3: MTREEELIRIAKKLDKMVSRNNTEGALDLLKELKGFNMTLKLLQETRIGMSVNGIRKHCTDEEVTALAKVLIKDWKRLLDSGHSHSDKLTEMKNGLDSSKTALTPNRSPSESQSSHRRMDVKPKHESDLDKTHTDKNRKEKHNSEHKNKKGNADELQDEKQQDKSQNEKHPQEIRKETQLEESKKQRPVEDRQLELDEKKHKPGKDVQSKQHQIDPWKERHLEGPTKMGHVDEVKKEKHFEEPKKHICTDNVKKDTPRKERWHERPTNTLQRERPPTEPQREKPADAHRPLFERRGVLDSSILYPSHFPSPPRPARLPPMIKRPSLDVTKDRKDGKDSSVRLPRLPTPQPASPPPKRSSLEVKKERKFPPDLNAPIAPLPLHLHPPPPRKEPPDPNAPLPPLPLHLHPPPHPPPKRPLLEGKKERERKESADSKPPSEKKTSDHMKKDRKDSSDSKVSKKNSDEAKRERKDSSDSTTSSTKKPSLDVKKEKHSRKVSCDSKPSQTVKRHSTDSKPDRHESTVSKNSSSPPAKKLTGERRESHGSKASQAGPPQRKASTDSIERKGKNETPKTPTTPTSPMSPSFSSAGGPLSPHLATGDSIRDKCIEMLAAALRTDNDYKDFGANCDSMAAEIEDHIYQEIKATDMKYKNRVRSRISNLKDPKNPGLRRNVLAGSIELSRIATMSAEEMASDELKQLRNVLTQEAIREHQMAKTGGTTTDLLQCGKCKKKNCTYNQVQTRSADEPMTTFVLCNECGNRWKFC, translated from the exons ATGACGCGAGAGGAAGAGCTCATCCGGATTGCAAAGAAACTGGACAAGATGGTGTCTAGAAATAACACG GAAGGCGCCCTGGACCTGCTGAAGGAGCTAAAAGGCTTTAACATGACTCTCAAACTTCTCCAG GAAACAAGAATCGGCATGTCTGTGAATGGTATCAGGAAGCACTGCACAGATGAGGAAGTCACAGCACTGGCAAAGGTCCTCATTAAAGACTGGAAAAGACTTCTGG ACTCTGGCCATTCTCATTCTGACAAGTTGACTGAAATGAAGAACGGTCTGGACTCCAGCAAAACAGCATTGACTCCGAACAGATCACCCTCTGAGTCACAGAGCAG TCACAGGAGAATGGATGTGAAACCAAAACACGAGTCAGATcttgacaaaacacacactgataagaaccgaaaagaaaaacacaacagtgagcacaaaaacaaaaaaggaaatgcagaTGAGCTCCAGGATGAAAAGCAGCAGGACAAGtctcaaaatgaaaaacatccaCAAGAAATTAGGAAAGAGACGCAATTAGAAGAATCCAAAAAGCAAAGACCTGTGGAGGATCGTCAATTGGAGCTagatgaaaagaaacacaagccTGGAAAAGACGTGCAGAGTAAACAACATCAGATAGATCCATGGAAAGAAAGACACTTAGAAGGACCAACCAAGATGGGACATGTGGATGAAGTCAAAAAGGAGAAACACTTTGAGGAACCCAAGAAACATATCTGCACAGATAATGTAAAGAAGGACACACCCAGAAAGGAAAGGTGGCACGAGAGGCCGACGAACACGCTGCAACGAGAGAGGCCACCGACTGAACCTCAGAGGGAGAAACCTGCTGATGCTCACAGGCCCCTGTTTGAAAG GAGAGGAGTCTTGGACAGCAGTATTCTGTATCCCAGCCACTTTCCCTCCCCTCCCCGCCCAGCTCGGCTTCCTCCCATGATTAAACGCCCCTCTTTGGACGTTACAAAAGACAG GAAGGATGGTAAAGATTCTTCTGTCAGACTTCCTCGTCTTCCCACTCCTCAACCTGCCTCTCCTCCGCCAAAACGGTCATCACTGGAAGTAAAAAAAGAGAG GAAATTTCCACCAGACCTGAATGCTCCAAtagctcctcttcctcttcatcttcatcctcctccaccGAG AAAAGAGCCCCCTGACCCCAATGCCCCCCTTCCTCCGCTTCCTCTTCAcctccacccaccaccacatcctCCTCCGAAGCGTCCCTTGCTGGagggaaaaaaggagagagaaag GAAGGAGTCAGCAGACTCTAAACCTCCATCAGAGAAGAAGACATCAGATCACATGAAGAAAGACAG GAAAGATTCATCAGATAGCAAAGTGTCTAAGAAAAACTCGGATGAAGCCAAGAGAGAGAG gAAAGATTCCTCTGACTCCACAACATCCTCCACCAAAAAGCCTAGTTTGgatgtcaaaaaagaaaaacacag CAGAAAGGTCTCGTGCGACTCAAAGCCCAGCCAAACTGTAAAACGGCATTCAACTGACTCCAAACCTGACAG acACGAATCCACTGTTTCAAAGAACAGCAGCTCACCACCAGCAAAGAAGCTAACAGGTGAAAG GAGAGAATCTCATGGCTCTAAGGCCTCTCAGGCTGGACCTCCTCAGAGGAAGGCTTCAACTGACAGTATTGAAAG AAAGGGGAAAAACGAAACCCCCAAAACTCCCACCACCCCGACTAGCCCCATGTCACCCAGCTTCAGCTCTGCTGGTGGTCCGCTGTCTCCTCACCTGGCGACTGGAGACTCGATCAGAGACAAGTGTATTGAGATGCTGGCAGCTGCCCTGCGCACAGACA atGACTACAAAGATTTTGGAGCTAACTGTGACAGCATGGCAGCAGAGATTGAAGATCATATC TACCAGGAGATAAAAGCCACTGATATGAAATACAAAAACCGTGTCCGCAGTCGCATCAGCAACTTGAAGGACCCCAAGAACCCTGGGCTTCGCAGAAACGTACTTGCAGGAAGCATTGAGTTAAGCCGCATTGCCACTATGTCTGCTGAG
- the tcea3 gene encoding transcription elongation factor A protein 3 isoform X5 has protein sequence MTREEELIRIAKKLDKMVSRNNTEGALDLLKELKGFNMTLKLLQETRIGMSVNGIRKHCTDEEVTALAKVLIKDWKRLLDSGHSHSDKLTEMKNGLDSSKTALTPNRSPSESQSSGKNSTSFDSVSHRRMDVKPKHESDLDKTHTDKNRKEKHNSEHKNKKGNADELQDEKQQDKSQNEKHPQEIRKETQLEESKKQRPVEDRQLELDEKKHKPGKDVQSKQHQIDPWKERHLEGPTKMGHVDEVKKEKHFEEPKKHICTDNVKKDTPRKERWHERPTNTLQRERPPTEPQREKPADAHRPLFERRGVLDSSILYPSHFPSPPRPARLPPMIKRPSLDVTKDRKDGKDSSVRLPRLPTPQPASPPPKRSSLEVKKERKFPPDLNAPIAPLPLHLHPPPPRKEPPDPNAPLPPLPLHLHPPPHPPPKRPLLEGKKERERKESADSKPPSEKKTSDHMKKDRKDSSDSTTSSTKKPSLDVKKEKHRKVSCDSKPSQTVKRHSTDSKPDRHESTVSKNSSSPPAKKLTGERRESHGSKASQAGPPQRKASTDSIERKGKNETPKTPTTPTSPMSPSFSSAGGPLSPHLATGDSIRDKCIEMLAAALRTDNDYKDFGANCDSMAAEIEDHIYQEIKATDMKYKNRVRSRISNLKDPKNPGLRRNVLAGSIELSRIATMSAEEMASDELKQLRNVLTQEAIREHQMAKTGGTTTDLLQCGKCKKKNCTYNQVQTRSADEPMTTFVLCNECGNRWKFC, from the exons ATGACGCGAGAGGAAGAGCTCATCCGGATTGCAAAGAAACTGGACAAGATGGTGTCTAGAAATAACACG GAAGGCGCCCTGGACCTGCTGAAGGAGCTAAAAGGCTTTAACATGACTCTCAAACTTCTCCAG GAAACAAGAATCGGCATGTCTGTGAATGGTATCAGGAAGCACTGCACAGATGAGGAAGTCACAGCACTGGCAAAGGTCCTCATTAAAGACTGGAAAAGACTTCTGG ACTCTGGCCATTCTCATTCTGACAAGTTGACTGAAATGAAGAACGGTCTGGACTCCAGCAAAACAGCATTGACTCCGAACAGATCACCCTCTGAGTCACAGAGCAG TGGTAAAAACAGTACGTCCTTTGATTCTGTCAGTCACAGGAGAATGGATGTGAAACCAAAACACGAGTCAGATcttgacaaaacacacactgataagaaccgaaaagaaaaacacaacagtgagcacaaaaacaaaaaaggaaatgcagaTGAGCTCCAGGATGAAAAGCAGCAGGACAAGtctcaaaatgaaaaacatccaCAAGAAATTAGGAAAGAGACGCAATTAGAAGAATCCAAAAAGCAAAGACCTGTGGAGGATCGTCAATTGGAGCTagatgaaaagaaacacaagccTGGAAAAGACGTGCAGAGTAAACAACATCAGATAGATCCATGGAAAGAAAGACACTTAGAAGGACCAACCAAGATGGGACATGTGGATGAAGTCAAAAAGGAGAAACACTTTGAGGAACCCAAGAAACATATCTGCACAGATAATGTAAAGAAGGACACACCCAGAAAGGAAAGGTGGCACGAGAGGCCGACGAACACGCTGCAACGAGAGAGGCCACCGACTGAACCTCAGAGGGAGAAACCTGCTGATGCTCACAGGCCCCTGTTTGAAAG GAGAGGAGTCTTGGACAGCAGTATTCTGTATCCCAGCCACTTTCCCTCCCCTCCCCGCCCAGCTCGGCTTCCTCCCATGATTAAACGCCCCTCTTTGGACGTTACAAAAGACAG GAAGGATGGTAAAGATTCTTCTGTCAGACTTCCTCGTCTTCCCACTCCTCAACCTGCCTCTCCTCCGCCAAAACGGTCATCACTGGAAGTAAAAAAAGAGAG GAAATTTCCACCAGACCTGAATGCTCCAAtagctcctcttcctcttcatcttcatcctcctccaccGAG AAAAGAGCCCCCTGACCCCAATGCCCCCCTTCCTCCGCTTCCTCTTCAcctccacccaccaccacatcctCCTCCGAAGCGTCCCTTGCTGGagggaaaaaaggagagagaaag GAAGGAGTCAGCAGACTCTAAACCTCCATCAGAGAAGAAGACATCAGATCACATGAAGAAAGACAG gAAAGATTCCTCTGACTCCACAACATCCTCCACCAAAAAGCCTAGTTTGgatgtcaaaaaagaaaaacacag AAAGGTCTCGTGCGACTCAAAGCCCAGCCAAACTGTAAAACGGCATTCAACTGACTCCAAACCTGACAG acACGAATCCACTGTTTCAAAGAACAGCAGCTCACCACCAGCAAAGAAGCTAACAGGTGAAAG GAGAGAATCTCATGGCTCTAAGGCCTCTCAGGCTGGACCTCCTCAGAGGAAGGCTTCAACTGACAGTATTGAAAG AAAGGGGAAAAACGAAACCCCCAAAACTCCCACCACCCCGACTAGCCCCATGTCACCCAGCTTCAGCTCTGCTGGTGGTCCGCTGTCTCCTCACCTGGCGACTGGAGACTCGATCAGAGACAAGTGTATTGAGATGCTGGCAGCTGCCCTGCGCACAGACA atGACTACAAAGATTTTGGAGCTAACTGTGACAGCATGGCAGCAGAGATTGAAGATCATATC TACCAGGAGATAAAAGCCACTGATATGAAATACAAAAACCGTGTCCGCAGTCGCATCAGCAACTTGAAGGACCCCAAGAACCCTGGGCTTCGCAGAAACGTACTTGCAGGAAGCATTGAGTTAAGCCGCATTGCCACTATGTCTGCTGAG
- the tcea3 gene encoding transcription elongation factor A protein 3 isoform X4: protein MTREEELIRIAKKLDKMVSRNNTEGALDLLKELKGFNMTLKLLQETRIGMSVNGIRKHCTDEEVTALAKVLIKDWKRLLDSGHSHSDKLTEMKNGLDSSKTALTPNRSPSESQSSGKNSTSFDSVSHRRMDVKPKHESDLDKTHTDKNRKEKHNSEHKNKKGNADELQDEKQQDKSQNEKHPQEIRKETQLEESKKQRPVEDRQLELDEKKHKPGKDVQSKQHQIDPWKERHLEGPTKMGHVDEVKKEKHFEEPKKHICTDNVKKDTPRKERWHERPTNTLQRERPPTEPQREKPADAHRPLFERRGVLDSSILYPSHFPSPPRPARLPPMIKRPSLDVTKDRKDGKDSSVRLPRLPTPQPASPPPKRSSLEVKKERKFPPDLNAPIAPLPLHLHPPPPRKEPPDPNAPLPPLPLHLHPPPHPPPKRPLLEGKKERERKESADSKPPSEKKTSDHMKKDRKDSSDSTTSSTKKPSLDVKKEKHSRKVSCDSKPSQTVKRHSTDSKPDRHESTVSKNSSSPPAKKLTGERRESHGSKASQAGPPQRKASTDSIERKGKNETPKTPTTPTSPMSPSFSSAGGPLSPHLATGDSIRDKCIEMLAAALRTDNDYKDFGANCDSMAAEIEDHIYQEIKATDMKYKNRVRSRISNLKDPKNPGLRRNVLAGSIELSRIATMSAEEMASDELKQLRNVLTQEAIREHQMAKTGGTTTDLLQCGKCKKKNCTYNQVQTRSADEPMTTFVLCNECGNRWKFC, encoded by the exons ATGACGCGAGAGGAAGAGCTCATCCGGATTGCAAAGAAACTGGACAAGATGGTGTCTAGAAATAACACG GAAGGCGCCCTGGACCTGCTGAAGGAGCTAAAAGGCTTTAACATGACTCTCAAACTTCTCCAG GAAACAAGAATCGGCATGTCTGTGAATGGTATCAGGAAGCACTGCACAGATGAGGAAGTCACAGCACTGGCAAAGGTCCTCATTAAAGACTGGAAAAGACTTCTGG ACTCTGGCCATTCTCATTCTGACAAGTTGACTGAAATGAAGAACGGTCTGGACTCCAGCAAAACAGCATTGACTCCGAACAGATCACCCTCTGAGTCACAGAGCAG TGGTAAAAACAGTACGTCCTTTGATTCTGTCAGTCACAGGAGAATGGATGTGAAACCAAAACACGAGTCAGATcttgacaaaacacacactgataagaaccgaaaagaaaaacacaacagtgagcacaaaaacaaaaaaggaaatgcagaTGAGCTCCAGGATGAAAAGCAGCAGGACAAGtctcaaaatgaaaaacatccaCAAGAAATTAGGAAAGAGACGCAATTAGAAGAATCCAAAAAGCAAAGACCTGTGGAGGATCGTCAATTGGAGCTagatgaaaagaaacacaagccTGGAAAAGACGTGCAGAGTAAACAACATCAGATAGATCCATGGAAAGAAAGACACTTAGAAGGACCAACCAAGATGGGACATGTGGATGAAGTCAAAAAGGAGAAACACTTTGAGGAACCCAAGAAACATATCTGCACAGATAATGTAAAGAAGGACACACCCAGAAAGGAAAGGTGGCACGAGAGGCCGACGAACACGCTGCAACGAGAGAGGCCACCGACTGAACCTCAGAGGGAGAAACCTGCTGATGCTCACAGGCCCCTGTTTGAAAG GAGAGGAGTCTTGGACAGCAGTATTCTGTATCCCAGCCACTTTCCCTCCCCTCCCCGCCCAGCTCGGCTTCCTCCCATGATTAAACGCCCCTCTTTGGACGTTACAAAAGACAG GAAGGATGGTAAAGATTCTTCTGTCAGACTTCCTCGTCTTCCCACTCCTCAACCTGCCTCTCCTCCGCCAAAACGGTCATCACTGGAAGTAAAAAAAGAGAG GAAATTTCCACCAGACCTGAATGCTCCAAtagctcctcttcctcttcatcttcatcctcctccaccGAG AAAAGAGCCCCCTGACCCCAATGCCCCCCTTCCTCCGCTTCCTCTTCAcctccacccaccaccacatcctCCTCCGAAGCGTCCCTTGCTGGagggaaaaaaggagagagaaag GAAGGAGTCAGCAGACTCTAAACCTCCATCAGAGAAGAAGACATCAGATCACATGAAGAAAGACAG gAAAGATTCCTCTGACTCCACAACATCCTCCACCAAAAAGCCTAGTTTGgatgtcaaaaaagaaaaacacag CAGAAAGGTCTCGTGCGACTCAAAGCCCAGCCAAACTGTAAAACGGCATTCAACTGACTCCAAACCTGACAG acACGAATCCACTGTTTCAAAGAACAGCAGCTCACCACCAGCAAAGAAGCTAACAGGTGAAAG GAGAGAATCTCATGGCTCTAAGGCCTCTCAGGCTGGACCTCCTCAGAGGAAGGCTTCAACTGACAGTATTGAAAG AAAGGGGAAAAACGAAACCCCCAAAACTCCCACCACCCCGACTAGCCCCATGTCACCCAGCTTCAGCTCTGCTGGTGGTCCGCTGTCTCCTCACCTGGCGACTGGAGACTCGATCAGAGACAAGTGTATTGAGATGCTGGCAGCTGCCCTGCGCACAGACA atGACTACAAAGATTTTGGAGCTAACTGTGACAGCATGGCAGCAGAGATTGAAGATCATATC TACCAGGAGATAAAAGCCACTGATATGAAATACAAAAACCGTGTCCGCAGTCGCATCAGCAACTTGAAGGACCCCAAGAACCCTGGGCTTCGCAGAAACGTACTTGCAGGAAGCATTGAGTTAAGCCGCATTGCCACTATGTCTGCTGAG
- the tcea3 gene encoding transcription elongation factor A protein 3 isoform X1: MTREEELIRIAKKLDKMVSRNNTEGALDLLKELKGFNMTLKLLQETRIGMSVNGIRKHCTDEEVTALAKVLIKDWKRLLDSGHSHSDKLTEMKNGLDSSKTALTPNRSPSESQSSGKNSTSFDSVSHRRMDVKPKHESDLDKTHTDKNRKEKHNSEHKNKKGNADELQDEKQQDKSQNEKHPQEIRKETQLEESKKQRPVEDRQLELDEKKHKPGKDVQSKQHQIDPWKERHLEGPTKMGHVDEVKKEKHFEEPKKHICTDNVKKDTPRKERWHERPTNTLQRERPPTEPQREKPADAHRPLFERRGVLDSSILYPSHFPSPPRPARLPPMIKRPSLDVTKDRKDGKDSSVRLPRLPTPQPASPPPKRSSLEVKKERKFPPDLNAPIAPLPLHLHPPPPRKEPPDPNAPLPPLPLHLHPPPHPPPKRPLLEGKKERERKESADSKPPSEKKTSDHMKKDRKDSSDSKVSKKNSDEAKRERKDSSDSTTSSTKKPSLDVKKEKHSRKVSCDSKPSQTVKRHSTDSKPDRHESTVSKNSSSPPAKKLTGERRESHGSKASQAGPPQRKASTDSIERKGKNETPKTPTTPTSPMSPSFSSAGGPLSPHLATGDSIRDKCIEMLAAALRTDNDYKDFGANCDSMAAEIEDHIYQEIKATDMKYKNRVRSRISNLKDPKNPGLRRNVLAGSIELSRIATMSAEEMASDELKQLRNVLTQEAIREHQMAKTGGTTTDLLQCGKCKKKNCTYNQVQTRSADEPMTTFVLCNECGNRWKFC; the protein is encoded by the exons ATGACGCGAGAGGAAGAGCTCATCCGGATTGCAAAGAAACTGGACAAGATGGTGTCTAGAAATAACACG GAAGGCGCCCTGGACCTGCTGAAGGAGCTAAAAGGCTTTAACATGACTCTCAAACTTCTCCAG GAAACAAGAATCGGCATGTCTGTGAATGGTATCAGGAAGCACTGCACAGATGAGGAAGTCACAGCACTGGCAAAGGTCCTCATTAAAGACTGGAAAAGACTTCTGG ACTCTGGCCATTCTCATTCTGACAAGTTGACTGAAATGAAGAACGGTCTGGACTCCAGCAAAACAGCATTGACTCCGAACAGATCACCCTCTGAGTCACAGAGCAG TGGTAAAAACAGTACGTCCTTTGATTCTGTCAGTCACAGGAGAATGGATGTGAAACCAAAACACGAGTCAGATcttgacaaaacacacactgataagaaccgaaaagaaaaacacaacagtgagcacaaaaacaaaaaaggaaatgcagaTGAGCTCCAGGATGAAAAGCAGCAGGACAAGtctcaaaatgaaaaacatccaCAAGAAATTAGGAAAGAGACGCAATTAGAAGAATCCAAAAAGCAAAGACCTGTGGAGGATCGTCAATTGGAGCTagatgaaaagaaacacaagccTGGAAAAGACGTGCAGAGTAAACAACATCAGATAGATCCATGGAAAGAAAGACACTTAGAAGGACCAACCAAGATGGGACATGTGGATGAAGTCAAAAAGGAGAAACACTTTGAGGAACCCAAGAAACATATCTGCACAGATAATGTAAAGAAGGACACACCCAGAAAGGAAAGGTGGCACGAGAGGCCGACGAACACGCTGCAACGAGAGAGGCCACCGACTGAACCTCAGAGGGAGAAACCTGCTGATGCTCACAGGCCCCTGTTTGAAAG GAGAGGAGTCTTGGACAGCAGTATTCTGTATCCCAGCCACTTTCCCTCCCCTCCCCGCCCAGCTCGGCTTCCTCCCATGATTAAACGCCCCTCTTTGGACGTTACAAAAGACAG GAAGGATGGTAAAGATTCTTCTGTCAGACTTCCTCGTCTTCCCACTCCTCAACCTGCCTCTCCTCCGCCAAAACGGTCATCACTGGAAGTAAAAAAAGAGAG GAAATTTCCACCAGACCTGAATGCTCCAAtagctcctcttcctcttcatcttcatcctcctccaccGAG AAAAGAGCCCCCTGACCCCAATGCCCCCCTTCCTCCGCTTCCTCTTCAcctccacccaccaccacatcctCCTCCGAAGCGTCCCTTGCTGGagggaaaaaaggagagagaaag GAAGGAGTCAGCAGACTCTAAACCTCCATCAGAGAAGAAGACATCAGATCACATGAAGAAAGACAG GAAAGATTCATCAGATAGCAAAGTGTCTAAGAAAAACTCGGATGAAGCCAAGAGAGAGAG gAAAGATTCCTCTGACTCCACAACATCCTCCACCAAAAAGCCTAGTTTGgatgtcaaaaaagaaaaacacag CAGAAAGGTCTCGTGCGACTCAAAGCCCAGCCAAACTGTAAAACGGCATTCAACTGACTCCAAACCTGACAG acACGAATCCACTGTTTCAAAGAACAGCAGCTCACCACCAGCAAAGAAGCTAACAGGTGAAAG GAGAGAATCTCATGGCTCTAAGGCCTCTCAGGCTGGACCTCCTCAGAGGAAGGCTTCAACTGACAGTATTGAAAG AAAGGGGAAAAACGAAACCCCCAAAACTCCCACCACCCCGACTAGCCCCATGTCACCCAGCTTCAGCTCTGCTGGTGGTCCGCTGTCTCCTCACCTGGCGACTGGAGACTCGATCAGAGACAAGTGTATTGAGATGCTGGCAGCTGCCCTGCGCACAGACA atGACTACAAAGATTTTGGAGCTAACTGTGACAGCATGGCAGCAGAGATTGAAGATCATATC TACCAGGAGATAAAAGCCACTGATATGAAATACAAAAACCGTGTCCGCAGTCGCATCAGCAACTTGAAGGACCCCAAGAACCCTGGGCTTCGCAGAAACGTACTTGCAGGAAGCATTGAGTTAAGCCGCATTGCCACTATGTCTGCTGAG